From Cellulosimicrobium cellulans, the proteins below share one genomic window:
- the mfd gene encoding transcription-repair coupling factor yields the protein MNLTGILPALLADPAATAAVEHVRARGEADVVGPAGARPPLLAAMAGARATGPVDGAGDRASSGTVWAPGSRPLVVVTATGRDADELAASVRAYLPDELADLVAVLPSWETLPHERLSPRADTVAKRIAVFRRLAHPDPEVGPSGPVRVLVMPVRALLQPVVDGLGELEPVELHAGSTADLTDVAERLVAAAYTRVDMVERRGEFAVRGGILDVFPPTEDHPLRVEFWGDEVSEIRWFAVADQRSLEIAEHGLWAPPCREILLTESVRARAAALVEQLPGAVEMLDKLAAGVAVEGMESLAPVLVDRMVPVLELVPDDALLVLDDAERVRRRAHDLVATTEEFLAAAWTGAVAGGASPLDLSAASFETFAEVRAVAQRRGLGWWTLSSFALDNPDLDLPTDAAADPGARAADGAGASSGTTAAHVGESADGVPTFTLGARDVESYRGDVSRALDDVRGLQHAGWRLVLTTEGHGPAKRMVEQLGAVDTPARLVPRLDDEPEGGIVLVTPAMVGKGFVAPELRLAVFSEADLTGRAGTSTRDMRKMPSRRRNVVDPLQLKAGDFVVHEQHGVGRFVELVQRTLGTGGNAATREYLVIEYASSKRGQPGDRLFVPMDQLDQVTKYTGGESPSLNKMGGADWAKTKTRARKHVKEIAGELIRLYSARMATQGHAFGADTPWQRELEDAFAYVETPDQLATIDEVKADMEKTVPMDRLVCGDVGYGKTEIAIRAAFKAVQDGKQVAVLVPTTLLVQQHLETFSERYAGFPVTVKALSRFQTAKESEETIEGLRLGKVDVVIGTHRLITGSIRFKDLGLVIIDEEQRFGVEHKETLKQLRTNVDVLAMSATPIPRTLEMAVTGIREMSTLATPPEERHPVLTYVGAYEEKQIAAALRRELLREGQVFYVHNKVETIDRTASRLRELVPEARVGVAHGKMNEHQLDQVIRAFWEKELDVLVCTTIIETGLDISNANTLILERADMLGLSQLHQLRGRVGRGRERAYAYFLYPPERPLTETAHDRLATIAAHTDLGAGMQVAMKDLEIRGAGNLLGGEQSGHIAGVGFDLYVRMVGEAVANYRGDGPEEQPEISIELPVDAHLPESYIATERLRLEAYKKIAAATDAPELAEVRAELVDRYGALPDVASALFDVADFRNHARRAGLTDVTAQGKFIRFAPVDLAESAQLRLKRLYPGTLLKPAIRAFLVPYPTTARIGGRPLRGAEVLTWARQLIDAVVLGEVSAAATVGTSSR from the coding sequence ATGAACCTCACCGGCATCCTGCCCGCGCTGCTCGCCGACCCCGCCGCGACGGCGGCGGTCGAGCACGTGCGCGCCCGTGGCGAGGCGGACGTGGTCGGCCCGGCTGGCGCGCGCCCGCCGTTGCTCGCCGCGATGGCGGGGGCGCGGGCGACGGGGCCGGTCGACGGGGCAGGCGACCGGGCGTCGTCCGGCACGGTGTGGGCGCCCGGGTCGCGCCCGCTCGTCGTGGTGACGGCGACCGGGCGCGACGCCGACGAGCTCGCGGCGAGCGTGCGCGCCTACCTGCCGGACGAGCTGGCGGACCTGGTCGCGGTCCTGCCGAGCTGGGAGACGCTGCCGCACGAGCGGCTGAGCCCGCGCGCGGACACCGTCGCCAAGCGCATCGCCGTGTTCCGTCGCCTGGCGCACCCGGACCCGGAGGTCGGGCCGTCGGGCCCCGTCCGCGTGCTCGTCATGCCGGTGCGCGCGCTCCTGCAGCCCGTCGTCGACGGGCTGGGCGAGCTCGAGCCGGTCGAGCTGCACGCCGGGTCGACGGCAGACCTGACCGACGTCGCGGAGCGGCTCGTCGCGGCGGCGTACACGCGCGTGGACATGGTCGAGCGCCGCGGCGAGTTCGCCGTGCGCGGCGGCATCCTCGACGTGTTCCCGCCCACCGAGGACCACCCGCTGCGCGTGGAGTTCTGGGGCGACGAGGTGTCGGAGATCCGCTGGTTCGCGGTCGCGGACCAGCGCAGCCTCGAGATCGCGGAGCACGGGCTGTGGGCGCCGCCGTGCCGCGAGATCCTGCTCACCGAGTCCGTGCGGGCGCGCGCGGCGGCGCTCGTCGAGCAGCTGCCGGGCGCGGTCGAGATGCTCGACAAGCTGGCCGCGGGCGTCGCGGTCGAGGGCATGGAGTCGCTGGCGCCGGTGCTCGTCGACCGGATGGTCCCCGTCCTCGAGCTCGTGCCCGACGACGCGCTGCTCGTGCTGGACGACGCCGAGCGGGTCCGCCGTCGCGCGCACGACCTCGTCGCGACCACGGAGGAGTTCCTCGCGGCCGCCTGGACGGGCGCGGTCGCGGGCGGGGCGTCGCCGCTCGACCTGTCGGCGGCGTCGTTCGAGACCTTCGCGGAGGTCCGTGCGGTCGCCCAGCGCCGCGGCCTGGGCTGGTGGACGCTCTCGTCGTTCGCGCTCGACAACCCGGACCTCGACCTGCCGACGGACGCGGCCGCCGACCCCGGTGCGCGGGCCGCGGACGGCGCGGGCGCGTCGTCGGGCACCACCGCCGCGCACGTGGGCGAGAGCGCGGACGGCGTCCCGACCTTCACGCTCGGCGCGCGCGACGTCGAGTCGTACCGCGGCGACGTCTCGCGCGCGCTGGACGACGTGCGCGGGCTGCAGCACGCGGGCTGGCGCCTAGTGCTCACGACCGAGGGCCACGGGCCCGCCAAGCGCATGGTCGAGCAGCTCGGGGCGGTGGACACGCCCGCGCGCCTCGTGCCGCGCCTCGACGACGAGCCCGAGGGCGGCATCGTCCTCGTCACCCCGGCCATGGTCGGCAAGGGCTTCGTCGCGCCGGAGCTGCGCCTCGCCGTCTTCTCCGAGGCCGACCTCACGGGCCGGGCGGGCACGAGCACGCGCGACATGCGCAAGATGCCGAGCCGGCGCCGCAACGTCGTCGACCCGCTGCAGCTCAAGGCGGGCGACTTCGTCGTGCACGAGCAGCACGGCGTGGGGCGGTTCGTCGAGCTCGTGCAGCGCACGCTCGGCACGGGCGGCAACGCGGCGACGCGCGAGTACCTCGTCATCGAGTACGCGTCGTCGAAGCGGGGCCAGCCCGGGGACCGGCTGTTCGTCCCGATGGACCAGCTCGACCAGGTCACCAAGTACACGGGCGGCGAGTCCCCGAGCCTCAACAAGATGGGCGGGGCCGACTGGGCGAAGACGAAGACCCGCGCGCGCAAGCACGTCAAGGAGATCGCGGGCGAGCTCATCCGTCTGTACTCGGCGCGCATGGCGACGCAGGGGCACGCTTTCGGCGCCGACACGCCGTGGCAGCGCGAGCTCGAGGACGCGTTCGCGTACGTCGAGACGCCGGACCAGCTCGCGACGATCGACGAGGTCAAGGCGGACATGGAGAAGACGGTCCCCATGGACCGGCTCGTGTGCGGCGACGTCGGCTACGGCAAGACCGAGATCGCGATCCGCGCGGCGTTCAAGGCCGTCCAGGACGGCAAGCAGGTCGCGGTGCTCGTCCCGACGACGCTCCTGGTCCAGCAGCACCTCGAGACGTTCTCGGAGCGGTACGCGGGCTTCCCCGTCACGGTGAAGGCGCTCTCGCGCTTCCAGACGGCCAAGGAGTCCGAGGAGACGATCGAGGGGCTGCGGCTGGGGAAGGTCGACGTCGTCATCGGCACCCACCGGCTCATCACGGGCAGCATCCGGTTCAAGGATCTCGGGCTCGTCATCATCGACGAGGAGCAGCGGTTCGGCGTCGAGCACAAGGAGACGCTCAAGCAGCTGCGCACCAACGTGGACGTGCTCGCCATGTCCGCGACCCCGATCCCGCGCACGCTCGAGATGGCCGTCACGGGCATCCGGGAGATGTCGACGCTCGCGACGCCGCCCGAGGAGCGCCACCCCGTGCTCACCTACGTGGGTGCGTACGAGGAGAAGCAGATCGCGGCGGCGCTGCGCCGCGAGCTCCTGCGCGAGGGCCAGGTGTTCTACGTGCACAACAAGGTCGAGACGATCGACCGCACCGCGTCACGGCTGCGCGAGCTCGTGCCCGAGGCCCGCGTGGGCGTGGCCCACGGCAAGATGAACGAGCACCAGCTCGACCAGGTGATCCGGGCGTTCTGGGAGAAGGAGCTCGACGTCCTCGTCTGCACGACGATCATCGAGACCGGACTCGACATCTCCAACGCGAACACGCTCATCCTCGAGCGCGCGGACATGCTGGGGCTCTCGCAGCTCCACCAGCTCCGCGGCCGCGTGGGCCGTGGCCGGGAGCGCGCGTACGCGTACTTCCTCTACCCGCCGGAGCGGCCGCTCACCGAGACGGCGCACGACCGCCTCGCGACCATCGCCGCGCACACCGACCTCGGCGCCGGCATGCAGGTCGCGATGAAGGACCTCGAGATCCGCGGCGCGGGCAACCTGCTCGGGGGCGAGCAGTCCGGGCACATCGCGGGCGTCGGGTTCGACCTCTACGTGCGCATGGTGGGGGAGGCCGTCGCGAACTACCGGGGCGACGGCCCCGAGGAGCAGCCGGAGATCTCCATCGAGCTCCCGGTCGACGCGCACCTGCCCGAGTCGTACATCGCGACCGAGCGGCTGCGGCTCGAGGCGTACAAGAAGATCGCCGCCGCGACCGACGCGCCCGAGCTCGCCGAGGTGCGGGCCGAGCTCGTGGACCGGTACGGCGCGCTGCCCGACGTCGCGTCGGCGTTGTTCGACGTCGCGGACTTCCGCAACCACGCGCGCCGCGCGGGGCTCACGGACGTCACGGCGCAGGGCAAGTTCATCCGGTTCGCGCCGGTCGACCTCGCGGAGTCGGCGCAGCTCCGGCTCAAGCGCCTGTACCCGGGCACGCTGCTCAAGCCCGCGATCCGCGCGTTCCTCGTCCCGTACCCGACGACGGCGCGCATCGGCGGCCGCCCGCTGCGCGGTGCCGAGGTGCTCACGTGGGCGCGCCAGCTCATCGACGCCGTGGTCCTCGGCGAGGTGAGCGCGGCGGCGACGGTAGGAACATCCTCCCGCTGA
- a CDS encoding phosphatase PAP2 family protein, producing the protein MPTSAAPDRVPARSRSSVPLVLLALLVAVFVALWAASHLTVAGQQADAGAFRTLAPLHDAGRDVAGALRRGLPVACAAAVAVLGVVALVRRAWRDLLAAVLVVLGTVGIALGLREVLVRPDLGEHGYAYQTFPSGHVAVVGGLCVAIWLLWPWPASRAVAGWAGLGVTAAAALASVVTYAHRPSDVVGSLLVAAAVTVAVVWLLDVPRGARAAGERPAAPPTVTDGTPDPPRVGDPAA; encoded by the coding sequence GTGCCCACCTCCGCGGCGCCGGACCGTGTGCCGGCCCGGTCTCGCTCGTCCGTACCGCTCGTGCTGCTCGCGCTGCTCGTCGCGGTCTTCGTCGCGCTCTGGGCCGCCTCCCACCTCACCGTCGCCGGGCAGCAGGCCGACGCCGGGGCGTTCCGGACCCTCGCTCCCCTGCACGACGCCGGGCGCGACGTCGCCGGGGCGCTGCGCCGGGGCCTCCCGGTGGCGTGCGCGGCCGCCGTCGCCGTCCTGGGCGTGGTCGCGCTCGTGCGCCGCGCGTGGCGCGACCTCCTCGCCGCCGTCCTCGTGGTGCTCGGGACGGTCGGGATCGCGCTCGGGCTCCGCGAGGTCCTCGTGCGGCCCGACCTCGGGGAGCACGGCTACGCCTACCAGACCTTCCCGAGCGGTCACGTCGCGGTGGTCGGCGGCCTGTGCGTCGCGATCTGGCTCCTGTGGCCGTGGCCGGCGTCGCGCGCGGTCGCGGGCTGGGCCGGGCTCGGCGTGACGGCGGCCGCCGCCCTCGCCTCCGTCGTGACGTACGCGCACCGGCCGAGCGACGTCGTCGGCTCGCTGCTCGTCGCGGCGGCCGTCACGGTCGCCGTCGTGTGGCTGCTCGACGTCCCGCGGGGAGCCCGCGCGGCGGGCGAGCGCCCGGCGGCGCCTCCCACCGTCACCGACGGGACGCCCGATCCTCCCCGGGTCGGCGACCCCGCGGCCTGA
- a CDS encoding glycosyltransferase family 4 protein, with product MAGRRRVALVASSFDPHTGGVESHVRHVARVLAARGSAVEVWTVDRGERLGTRRVDGVLVRYLPTPQPSSRPGDVARFALSAPGAALAWGWAFRSFRPDVLHVQCFGPNGAYALGLRTLTRTPLVVSSHGETFADDHAVFEHSRLLRAALERSIGVAGAVTGCSRVVADDLVRFGAPDAVVVPNGVDLAGHDVAGHDVAGHDLAEHRPEDDAAAGEPARSPVREPVVVAVGRIEHVKGFDLLVDAFASSALRDRARLVVVGDGSEAAALRRRVASAGLTDRVELPGRLDPAEVAARLAGADVVVVPSRADAAPLVVLEAWRSGRPLVATVRGGPPEIVTDGVDGVLVDPQDTQALAAAVLGLLDDPERAERIGAAGRRRVEDFTWERVVDRYEDLYAGLAAVRPRGRRPGEDRASRR from the coding sequence ATGGCAGGGCGTCGCCGGGTGGCGCTGGTCGCGAGCTCGTTCGACCCGCACACCGGGGGTGTCGAGTCGCACGTGCGCCACGTCGCGCGCGTGCTGGCGGCGCGCGGGAGCGCGGTGGAGGTCTGGACCGTCGACCGCGGCGAGCGCCTCGGCACGCGCCGCGTCGACGGCGTCCTCGTGCGGTACCTGCCGACCCCGCAGCCGTCGAGCAGGCCTGGCGACGTCGCCCGGTTCGCCCTCTCGGCGCCCGGGGCGGCGCTGGCCTGGGGCTGGGCGTTCCGGTCGTTCCGGCCGGACGTGCTGCACGTGCAGTGCTTCGGCCCCAACGGCGCGTACGCGCTCGGCCTGCGCACGCTCACCCGCACGCCGCTCGTGGTCAGCTCGCACGGGGAGACCTTCGCGGACGACCACGCGGTGTTCGAGCACTCGCGGCTGCTGCGCGCGGCGCTCGAGCGCTCGATCGGCGTCGCGGGCGCGGTGACGGGATGCTCGCGCGTCGTCGCGGACGACCTGGTCCGCTTCGGCGCGCCGGACGCCGTGGTCGTCCCGAACGGCGTCGACCTGGCCGGGCACGACGTCGCCGGGCACGACGTCGCCGGGCACGACCTGGCCGAGCACCGTCCGGAGGACGACGCCGCGGCGGGGGAGCCCGCGCGGTCGCCGGTGCGCGAGCCCGTGGTCGTCGCGGTGGGACGGATCGAGCACGTCAAGGGGTTCGACCTGCTCGTGGACGCCTTCGCGTCGTCGGCGCTGCGCGACCGGGCGCGGCTCGTCGTCGTCGGCGACGGGAGCGAGGCGGCCGCGCTGCGCCGCCGGGTCGCGTCGGCGGGGCTGACCGACCGCGTCGAGCTCCCTGGGCGGCTGGACCCGGCCGAGGTGGCGGCCCGCCTCGCGGGCGCGGACGTGGTCGTCGTGCCGAGCCGTGCGGACGCCGCCCCGCTCGTCGTCCTCGAGGCGTGGCGGTCCGGGCGGCCGCTCGTGGCGACCGTGCGCGGCGGGCCTCCGGAGATCGTCACCGACGGCGTCGACGGCGTGCTCGTGGATCCCCAGGACACGCAGGCGCTCGCCGCCGCCGTGCTCGGCCTGCTCGACGACCCGGAGCGGGCGGAGCGGATCGGGGCCGCCGGCCGCCGGCGGGTCGAGGACTTCACCTGGGAGCGCGTCGTCGACCGGTACGAGGACCTCTACGCGGGGCTCGCCGCGGTCAGGCCGCGGGGTCGCCGACCCGGGGAGGATCGGGCGTCCCGTCGGTGA
- a CDS encoding glycosyltransferase family 4 protein, whose translation MPQLVVATVAVEVPMGAQVYQEEVAARAAEALADGRAGASAWSVDRAVFRSLRSPLAGTHRLPLGRLGSASPAVRRAVGRAVYPRGAVVHRVGLDLPPHPTRDVVAVQDVVSWRYDDESAPVRAAAEEVRRAAAVVCVSEFSADEAADVLGLAERPSVAYNGVDPVYFSAAPLPRERLAALGVDGPYVLHAGGASRRKNLEELAVAWTAVRSARPDLTLVMSGPPHPRRTALFADLPGTRLVGRLPGELMPGLVAGAAAVVVPSRYEGFGLPALEAMAAGVPVVAARTSSLPEVVGDGGVLAEPDGASLAEALLWVTTRDAEVEALVGRGRERAATFTWERSAAQHAAIWRAVAARG comes from the coding sequence ATGCCGCAGCTCGTCGTCGCGACCGTCGCGGTCGAGGTCCCGATGGGGGCCCAGGTGTACCAGGAGGAGGTCGCGGCGCGCGCGGCGGAGGCGCTCGCGGACGGACGTGCCGGAGCGAGCGCCTGGTCCGTCGACCGCGCCGTCTTCCGCTCGCTCCGCTCCCCGCTCGCCGGTACCCACCGGCTCCCTCTCGGTCGGCTCGGCTCCGCGAGCCCCGCGGTGCGCCGGGCCGTCGGCCGCGCGGTCTACCCGCGCGGCGCCGTCGTGCACCGCGTGGGGCTCGACCTGCCGCCGCACCCGACGCGCGACGTCGTCGCCGTGCAGGACGTCGTGTCGTGGCGCTACGACGACGAGTCCGCGCCGGTGCGTGCGGCCGCCGAGGAGGTCCGCCGCGCGGCGGCCGTCGTGTGCGTGTCGGAGTTCAGCGCGGACGAGGCGGCCGACGTCCTCGGGCTCGCCGAACGACCCTCCGTGGCCTACAACGGCGTCGACCCGGTCTACTTCTCCGCCGCGCCGCTCCCCCGCGAGCGCCTCGCCGCGCTCGGCGTGGACGGCCCGTACGTGCTGCACGCGGGGGGCGCGTCGCGGCGCAAGAACCTCGAGGAGCTCGCGGTGGCGTGGACCGCCGTCCGTTCCGCGCGCCCCGACCTCACGCTCGTCATGAGCGGGCCGCCGCACCCGCGCCGCACCGCGCTGTTCGCGGACCTCCCTGGCACGCGGCTCGTCGGTCGCCTGCCGGGCGAGCTCATGCCGGGGCTCGTCGCGGGCGCCGCGGCCGTCGTCGTGCCGTCGCGCTACGAGGGCTTCGGGCTCCCCGCCCTGGAGGCGATGGCCGCGGGCGTCCCCGTGGTCGCGGCCCGCACGAGCTCGCTGCCCGAGGTCGTGGGCGACGGCGGCGTGCTCGCCGAGCCGGACGGCGCGAGCCTCGCGGAGGCCCTGCTGTGGGTGACGACGCGCGACGCCGAGGTCGAGGCGCTCGTCGGGCGCGGGCGCGAGCGCGCCGCCACGTTCACGTGGGAGCGCAGCGCCGCGCAGCACGCCGCGATCTGGCGCGCGGTCGCCGCACGCGGCTGA
- a CDS encoding ABC transporter ATP-binding protein: MQATTEPAIRVAGLGKTYRLGAFGERPSTAASAAIQWIRSTGKQKYTLFDALDDVSFEVPQGEALGIVGRNGAGKSTLLKILTRVTAPTRGRIELTGRVGSLLEVGTGFHPELTGKENIFLNGAILGMTRKEITKRYDEIVAFSGIEKFLATPVKRYSSGMYVRLAFSVAAHLDTEILAIDEVLAVGDAEFQRRSIQKMREAAQGGRTVLYVSHQLQTVQALCTSAVLLDRGTLKYSGTVEGTLQAYRDSFESFAAAQSDPKKRPGNGKVRLSSVHMEDEFVKSSQDIVVDFEAPASKKLVGTYFVSMHINNDQGTVIAQCDSRLVGKWFDPEQPQKGRLVVRDLWLKPGQYTVDVYACQAGVLDAWEGAWRFEVLPDLPYPEFTEASSTEKGMVFVNFEYEGA; this comes from the coding sequence GTGCAGGCGACCACGGAACCCGCGATCCGCGTCGCCGGGCTGGGCAAGACCTACCGGCTCGGGGCGTTCGGCGAGCGACCGTCGACGGCGGCGTCCGCCGCGATCCAGTGGATCCGGTCGACCGGCAAGCAGAAGTACACGCTGTTCGACGCCCTCGACGACGTCTCCTTCGAGGTCCCGCAGGGCGAGGCGCTCGGGATCGTCGGGCGCAACGGTGCTGGCAAGTCCACGCTGCTCAAGATCCTCACGCGCGTCACGGCCCCCACGCGCGGACGCATCGAGCTCACCGGGCGCGTCGGGTCGCTCCTGGAGGTCGGCACGGGGTTCCACCCCGAGCTCACCGGCAAGGAGAACATCTTCCTCAACGGCGCGATCCTCGGGATGACGCGCAAGGAGATCACCAAGCGCTACGACGAGATCGTCGCGTTCTCCGGCATCGAGAAGTTCCTCGCGACCCCGGTCAAGCGCTACTCGTCCGGCATGTACGTCCGGCTCGCGTTCTCCGTCGCGGCCCACCTCGACACCGAGATCCTCGCGATCGACGAGGTGCTCGCCGTCGGCGACGCCGAGTTCCAGCGCCGCTCGATCCAGAAGATGCGCGAGGCTGCCCAGGGCGGCCGCACGGTGCTCTACGTGAGCCACCAGCTCCAGACGGTCCAGGCGCTGTGCACGTCCGCGGTCCTCCTCGACCGCGGGACCCTGAAGTACTCGGGCACGGTCGAGGGCACGCTCCAGGCGTACCGCGACAGCTTCGAGAGCTTCGCCGCGGCGCAGTCCGACCCCAAGAAGCGCCCCGGCAACGGCAAGGTCCGGCTCTCCTCGGTCCACATGGAGGACGAGTTCGTCAAGTCGTCCCAGGACATCGTCGTCGACTTCGAGGCACCCGCGAGCAAGAAGCTCGTCGGGACCTACTTCGTCTCGATGCACATCAACAACGACCAGGGGACCGTCATCGCGCAGTGCGACTCGCGGCTCGTCGGGAAGTGGTTCGACCCGGAGCAGCCCCAGAAGGGCCGCCTCGTGGTCCGCGACCTGTGGCTCAAGCCGGGCCAGTACACGGTCGACGTCTACGCGTGCCAGGCCGGCGTGCTCGACGCCTGGGAGGGCGCATGGCGCTTCGAGGTGCTGCCCGACCTCCCCTACCCGGAGTTCACGGAGGCGTCCAGCACCGAGAAGGGCATGGTCTTCGTGAACTTCGAGTACGAGGGGGCCTGA